In one Musa acuminata AAA Group cultivar baxijiao chromosome BXJ2-5, Cavendish_Baxijiao_AAA, whole genome shotgun sequence genomic region, the following are encoded:
- the LOC103983927 gene encoding serine/threonine-protein kinase VPS15 isoform X3, which yields MILHMIQLDPNARLTCESYLQNYASSIFPNYFAPFLHKFFSCLVPLDSDTRVAATQSAFQKIHEQMMNFRSSEDIVSDPSTCSKSTDDEGFQHTEGGRQSMQSARGNERGKLEKVTVADHIQLVGDITSLLRDAENISRKTHSDVAQRKSTLISSNDSDATCTPFSKQFMHLKEQALGDSKGHKQKETIFLRKILKSDLDALMDEYDSQTDTYGMPSFPGSECKVSCEGMVLIASLVCSCIRSVKQPQLRRAGLILLKTSSSYIDDEDRLQHVLPYVIVMLSDPAAIVRCAALETLCDILPSVQDFPPSDAMIFPEYILPMLSMLPDDPEESVRICYASNISKIAMTAYRFLIRSEHISDGVPLDRSGLVQKSQSLPMESPRKKQGHKVDGQLVQLRKSIAEIVQELVMGAKQTPNIRRALLQDIGRLCYFFGQRHSNDLLLPILPAFLNDRDEQLRAVFYGQIIFVCFFVGQISVEEYLLPYIEQALSDEMEAVIVNALECLSMLCKSGFLQKRMLRGLIEKAFPLLCYPIQWVRRSAVTFIAASSESLGPVDSYVYLFPVLRSFFHREPTSLSSETSLLSCLKPPVSKTVYYQVVENARSPYMLERQRKIWYCRSSNSNQWETVEHTRKVAGDVKSIKSPVKRESNAQSGKYVNSMTQNSPLPIIEDVAIRTGTPFQSTSGSVDIRDSLSSEKLQFSGFISAQITARNNSLCDGPGEGIPLYSVCVDKRTAGVSVGSESSMNWNPKGVAASCMPWLEPVNKQFGLSSSVPPKLVSSSFFNISNNVKQVQKPAQDPEARDSEQSAYVTSKFQDITVCDTLKGSSSMAGDDASQSDLGGLSALARASSIPDTEWKPRGVLVAHLQEHRSAVNDIAISNDHTFFISASDDSTVKIWDTRKLEKDISFRSRLTYSLDGSRALCATMLRGTAQVVLGASDGRVHLFSVDYISRGFGNVIERYSGVADIKKREVGEGAILSLLNCSSADSCISQTVLFSTQRCGVHLWDTRMNSEAWTFKAVPDEGYVSSLVMGQCGNWFVSGSSRGFLTLWDLRFLLPVNSWQYPTVCPVEKLCLLIPPANSSSTVTRPLVYVAAGHNEVSLWNAENGSCHQVLRVASGENEAETSNVTRALARPSSKQSSKPDGKRGTSSKYRTDELNEPAPRLQGIRSLLPLPGGDLLTGGTDLRIRYWDHSSPDHSYCVCGPSTKGVRNDEYYDIRSSFGIQVVQEMNKRPAASKLAQKALLSMAATDSAGCHRDSVLSLASAKLSQRLLISSSRDGAIKVWK from the exons ATGATACTTCACATGATTCAGTTGGACCCAAATGCAAGGCTAACATGTGAAAGTTATTTGCAAAATTATGCGTCTTCTATATTTCCGAATTATTTTGCACCATTTCTTCACAAATTCTTTTCTTGTCTGGTTCCTCTTGACTCGGATACAAGG GTTGCTGCAACACAAAGCGCCTTCCAGAAGATACATGAGCAAATGATGAATTTTAGATCATCTGAGGACATTGTTTCTGATCCATCCACTTGTTCAAAATCCACAGATGATGAAGGTTTTCAACATACAGAAGGTGGGAGACAAAGCATGCAATCGGCAAGAGGGAATGAAAGAGGAAAGTTGGAGAAAGTCACAGTTGCTGACCATATACAGCTTGTTGGAGATATCACTTCACTTCTCAGGGATGCAGAAAACATAAGCCGTAAAACACATTCGGATGTAGCACAGAGAAAATCTACATTGATCTCCTCAAATGACTCTGACGCCACCTGCACTCCATTTTCTAAACAATTTATGCATTTGAAAGAACAGGCTTTAGGTGATTCCAAAGGACATAAGCAGAAAGAAacaatttttttaagaaagatcCTTAAAAGTGACTTGGACGCTCTGATGGATGAATATGATAGCCAGACAGATACATATGGCATGCCGTCTTTTCCAGGGTCAGAGTGTAAAGTCAGCTGCGAAGGCATGGTCCTAATTGCATCTTTAGTTTGCTCATGCATAAGAAGTGTAAAGCAACCACAGCTGAGGAGGGCTGGTCTTATTTTACTAAAGACTTCTTCCTCATACATTGATGATGAAGATCGTTTGCAACATGTACTTCCATATGTTATTGTGATGCTCTCTGATCCAGCCGCAATTGTGCGTTGTGCTGCTCTTGAAACATTGTGTGACATTTTGCCTTCAGTCCAAGACTTTCCTCCCAGTGATGCAATGATATTTCCCGAGTATATTCTTCCAATGCTTTCCATGCTTCCTGATGATCCAGAAGAAAGTGTTAGGATATGTTATGCAAGTAACATTTCTAAGATTGCAATGACTGCTTATAGATTCTTGATTCGCTCCGAGCACATATCTGATGGAGTACCTCTTGATAGATCTGGTCTAGTTCAAAAATCGCAATCCCTTCCTATGGAATcaccaagaaagaagcaaggccATAAAGTTGACGGTCAGCTTGTGCAGTTGAGAAAATCCATAGCTGAAATTGTGCAGGAATTGGTAATGGGTGCAAAGCAAACTCCAAATATCCGTAGAGCTCTCCTGCAGGATATTGGTCGTCTTTGTTATTTCTTTGGACAGAGGCATAGTAATGACTTGTTGTTGCCCATCCTACCAGCATTTCTTAATGATCGAGATGAGCAACTTCGAGCAGTTTTTTACGGGCAGATAATTTTTGTCTGCTTTTTTGTCGGTCAAATAAGTGTTGAGGAATACCTTTTGCCTTATATCGAACAGGCGTTGAGCGATGAAATGGAGGCTGTAATTGTGAATGCTTTAGAATGCTTATCCATGTTGTGCAAGAGTGGTTTTCTACAGAAAAGGATGCTTCGTGGGCTGATTGAGAAAGCTTTTCCTTTGTTATGTTATCCAATCCAATGGGTTAGAAGGTCAGCTGTCACTTTTATTGCTGCCAGCAGCGAGAGCTTAGGACCAGTAGATTCCTATGTTTATCTTTTTCCAGTTTTGCGCTCTTTCTTCCACAGAGAGCCAACTTCTTTATCTTCTGAGACATCCCTCCTTTCATGTCTGAAGCCTCCAGTCAGTAAGACGGTATACTATCAAGTTGTGGAGAATGCAAGGAGTCCTTACATGTTGGAAAGACAAAGAAAAATATGGTATTGCAGATCCTCCAATTCAAACCAGTGGGAAACTGTTGAACATACTAGGAAGGTAGCAGGTGATGTAAAATCTATTAAGAGTCCTGTCAAAAGAGAATCCAATGCACAAAGTGGCAAATATGTCAATAGTATGACACAGAATTCACCTCTACCTATCATTGAAGATGTTGCCATAAGAACAGGGACTCCCTTCCAAAGTACCTCTGGTTCAGTGGACATAAGAGACTCTCTTTCATCTGAAAAATTGCAATTCTCTGGCTTCATCTCCgcgcaaatcacagcaagaaataATTCTCTTTGTGATGGGCCTGGTGAAGGCATACCCTTGTATTCTGTTTGTGTGGATAAGCGCACAGCTGGAGTGTCTGTAGGTTCTGAATCTTCAATGAATTGGAATCCTAAAGGGGTTGCTGCTTCATGCATGCCTTGGCTGGAGCCTGTTAACAAGCAGTTTGGCTTATCAAGTTCAGTTCCTCCTAAACTTGTTTCAAGCTCTTTTTTTAACATCAGCAACAACGTCAAGCAAGTCCAAAAGCCAGCACAAGATCCAGAAGCCAGGGACTCTGAGCAATCTGCTTATGTGACCAGCAAGTTCCAGGATATTACTGTTTGTGACACTCTAAAGGGAAGCTCGTCTATGGCTGGAGATGATGCCTCACAGTCTGATTTAGGTGGGTTGTCTGCCTTAGCAAGAGCATCTTCAATTCCTGACACAGAATGGAAGCCTCGTGGAGTTCTTGTTGCACACCTCCAGGAGCACCGTTCTGCTGTGAATGATATAGCCATTTCAAATGACCACACCTTTTTCATAAGTGCATCAGATGATTCCACTGTTAAGATATGGGATACTAGAAAGTTGGAAAAGGACATCTCTTTTCGATCTAGGTTAACTTATTCTCTTGATGGTAGCCGGGCTTTATGTGCAACTATGCTTCGAGGCACTGCACaagtagttcttggtgcaagtgatGGAAGAGTTCACTTGTTTTCTGTGGATTATATATCTAGAGGGTTTGGTAATGTAATTGAAAGGTACTCGGGTGTTGCTGATATCAAGAAGAGAGAAGTTGGTGAAGGTGCGATTCTTAGCCTTCTAAACTGTTCTAGTGCAGATAGCTGCATAAGTCAGACTGTTTTGTTCAGCACCCAGCGTTGTGGGGTCCATCTTTGGGATACAAGGATGAACTCAGAAGCTTGGACATTCAAAGCTGTTCCTGATGAGGGATATGTCTCATCTCTCGTAATGGGTCAATGTGGGAATTGGTTTGTGTCGGGTTCTTCAAGGGGTTTTCTGACACTATGGGATCTCAGGTTCCTTTTGCCTGTTAACTCCTGGCAGTACCCCACTGTATGCCCTGTGGAAAAGTTATGCTTGCTAATTCCACCAGCCAATTCCTCGTCTACTGTCACAAGGCCGTTAGTTTATGTTGCTGCTGGGCATAATGAGGTCTCCCTCTGGAATGCAGAGAATGGAAGTTGCCATCAG GTGCTGAGAGTAGCCAGTGGTGAGAATGAAGCTGAAACATCCAATGTTACTCGAGCACTGGCAAGGCCTTCTAGCAAACAAAGTTCAAAACCAGATGGGAAACGTGGTACCAGTTCCAAATATAGGACTGATGAGTTGAATGAACCTGCCCCTCGTCTTCAGGGTATCCGCTCATTGCTTCCCTTACCTGGAGGAGACCTGTTAACCGGTGGAACAGACTTGAGGATACGATACTGGGATCATTCTAG TCCTGATCATAGTTACTGTGTATGCGGTCCATCAACAAAAGGTGTCAGGAATGATGAGTACTACGATATAAGGTCTAGCTTTGGCATACAAGTTGTTCAG GAGATGAACAAGAGGCCTGCTGCATCCAAGTTGGCCCAGAAGGCACTTCTCTCAATGGCAGCTACCGATTCTGCCGGGTGCCACCGTGACTCGGTGCTTTCATTAGCATCCGCCAAGTTGAGCCAAAGACTACTGATATCCAGTAGCAGAGATGGTGCAATCAAGGTCTGGAAATAA